The nucleotide window CGAAGGGATATCCGGTCTGGCCCGTGGCGAAAGCTGTCAGTCGGGTGTCGTCGTTTGGCGACGGCCGCAGCCCCTCGTAGATGCGCGCCATGGGCAGCCATTCGATCTCCGGCTCCGCCTCGAGTTTCTGCATGAAATGGCAGTGCCAATGCAGCCGACCAATGAAGGATTTGAGCGCGCCCAGCCACAGGCCGCGTTCGGATTTGGGCAGTTCCGCGATCTCGGCCTGCCGTTTGAGGGTTGTTTGGTAGATTTCCCGCATGGAGAGGCTGCCCGCAACAAGATGCGGAGAAAGGCGCGAGCAGGCCGTTTCGCCGGTGACCGGGCTCGACATCGCTTTCTGATAGGGTTCGCCGCGGTCGTATAGAAAACTCTCAAGCGTTTTCAGAGCCGCCGCCCTCCCGGGCGGTTGAAGATCCTGAATGCCATCATGCTCGAGGCCTAAGTCCTTCGCATCCGGCAGCATCGTATCTCCGAACGACAGCCAGTCGATCTTGTCCGGTACCGGGCGGATCGGTTCTGACATCATGGCATCCCAGCGTTTCGCCCATTTGTTGCGGTCAAGCGCGCCGCCGCGCCAGATGCCGTATTGCTGGAACTCTTCGAAGCGAACCCCATGATCGCGGCACCAGCGATGAACCTGTTTGTCCCGTTCAAAAGTCCAGGCATTGCCGGTCTCCATATGAGCGACCAGCCGAAATGAGCCGTGGACGGAACGAATTTCCTTCAAAGCGTCAACAACCGAACCGATATGGATGGTGAGGCGGCCGCCATGGTCGGCGATGTGATCCTGGAGGCTCTCGACTGCGCCTTGGACAAATACCCATTGCCGGTAGCTGGTATCCGGAAGTGCCCAGTAGTCCGGTTCGACAACGTAAAGCGGAAGCACGCGTCCGGCCGCGCTCGCGACACAAAGAGCCTCGTGGTCTTCCAAACGCAAATCCTTCTTGTACCAGACAACGGTCAGGGCAGGTTCATCGATGTGCGTTGATGATCGTGTAGACGTCTTCACAAGGGCAAATGACTTTCCATGGTTCGCAACAATGACCCGGGTCTGTGGCCCAGGTCCGACAATCCCAGTTTATTGGCAGTGAACATGGTGCGGCGTCGCCATGCTTCAATCTAGCGGAACGCCAGTTCCCATAGACAGTTCCATACTAGACGCGACTCCGCAGCGCCCTACCCACGTAGCGACCAGCCGGAGTGATCGAACAACTTTGGATCAAAAAGGATGCCCATAATGACTTTGACACTCCCCTCCGTTCGAGAAATCTCCACCGACCAGGAGACTGTCTACGCCTTTGAAATTAGCGGCCACGTCTCTGACGACGATGCCGAGGCGCTGGCGAAATACATGAACGACGCCTTCGACCGGCACGAAAAGGTCAGCATGCTCATGAAGCTCGACGGCTATGAGGGCAGCGACAAGGATGCGATCTTCGATGGAGATGTGTTGGAATCGCGTTGGCGTTCGCTTTTCAAAGTCGAAAAGTATGCTGTCGTCGGCGCGCCGGACGGGGCGGAGAAGATGATCGGCGTCATGGATAAGCTCATCCCGGTCGATGCCCGAACCTTTAAGACCCATGAAGAGCATGCCGCTTGGAACTTCGTCGGAGCCAATCCGAAAATTTAACGGCCGAAGCACCCTTGATCCTTCACCACGTGACAGCCGATTTGCCGGATGGCGTGGTGCCGATGCGGCGCATCGCATCATACCGGCTTGAAGAGCGTGCAGACCTACTGGGCTAGACACCCGACCTCAGTACATTCGTGGGAGAGTTACCATCGATTAGACCAAAGCGATCGAAGGTGCTAATTCCGATCTTCAAGATTTGCAATATCTTGATGAGTAGCGGATCAAACATGCTCTTGTGGAGGGCGGTTCGGTTTCGGAAGAAGGATCATCTTACGCCCAATCATTGTCCGACGTGACAGCGGGTTCGCCGGCTTGCCAATCTCGGAACTCGCGCCTTCCGCATCGGAGACGAGCCAATGAAGCGGCGGGTGTTTCATAGCTCGTGCATGTCGGCGTATGGCTGAGGTAAGCCCCATACTGTCCAGGACCGGTCTCAAAGGAAAAAGCGCTTCCCCAGGGACATAGGGAAGCGCTTAAGCACTCCTTACAGAGTACAATGTGGACCAATCGGTCCACGGGGGGGCACTTTCGCCTTAGCCATCGCCTTCCGGCCAGACGTCTTGGTCTTCCTTGTTCGTTTCTTCGACGAGGAAGAAGTCGTCCGGACCATCGTCTTCGTTGAGGAACTTGATGCTCTTCATATCGACGGCGGCATCCTTGATGCCAATCCTCAGGAGCCCTCCGACATCTAAGATATCACCCTTCATTTGAGCGTCCCGATCCGAGATCAGCTCGTTGACCTCCCGATTTTCGTACGCCTTCGCTTCGGAACCATTCGGTACGACCGTTTCGGCGGTAAGGGGGCGAACTCCTGTTCGACCAGACAATCGCGCAAACCGATCAACTCGGAAGGTAGAGGTCCTCACACTGGTCAGATCGTAGGTGGCCATCATCCCGGAATGAGCATCGGCAAGAGCACCGATGCTAATCGCGAGGCTCACGGCAGTGACAGCGAAACGTCTTTTTTCATCGAGTATCTCCTAATTTTTGGCGCCCGTATTAATCGGGTCCTATACGGCCGGTTTCCCAACGCAGTTGCTTCGGGGCCGCCCGTTTCCAATTGAACGGTAAGCAGCGCGCAGGACTAATGCTTCAATCTGGATTGATGCTCTGACACACCAAAATCATAGTCTGGACGTCTGCCTGGCTACTCTTGGAGAAGTACTCATGTCGCGTCCGTTCGCCTTCTTCGTGCATCATCAGGGACGCGGCCATGCGCGACGCTGCGAAGAGATCATTCGCCATCTCGATGACCGTCCGATCACGATCCTCAGTGCGGATCGAGTGATCTTTGGAGATTTCGACGAGCGCATCTCCTTCGTTGAACTGCCCAACGCTATCGGCGATCCGAGTGCAACGGCCGCGCTGCACAATCAGCAAACGCCCGATGTCACTCAATGCGTGCCTCTTGGCTCATCGGCGTTAAAGGCCAATGCAGAAGAGATCGTAGGCGTCTTCAAGCGTGACAATCCCGCGTTGATGATCAACGATGTTTCGGTCGAGTGGGCATTGCTAGCCCGGTTATGTTCGGTGCCGTCCGTCAAAATCCGCATGCATGGCGACCGGTCCGATGCGAGCCATATCGCGGCCTATCAGGCCTGCGTCGGTATGATCGCGCCCTTCCATGCTGATCTCGAACAGCCCGACTACCCCGAGTGGGCAAGAGCCAAAACGTTCTATTCCGGCGGACTCTGCACCAGTCTCGATGCAGTGCCGGAAAAGAAAGAAGCACGTGATCGGCTCGGTCTTTCGCCGGATCGGAAGATCATTTTGGCGCTTTCGGGAGGGGGCGGCAGTGGTGCAAATTATGCCTCGCTGACCATGGCCGCACGGGCGTTGCCGGACGCGCTTTGGCTGACCGTCGGTCCGGTCCAGCTTGAAGGGCATGAGACCGAGTTCACCAATCTGCGTCAATGCGGCTGGGTCGAGAATGTCCTCGACTATCTTGCTGCCGCGGATGTCGTTGTCGCCTCGGCGGGCGACAACACCTGTCACGAGATCGCGCGGGTGGGACGGCCGTTCCTGTGCATCCCCGAATGGCGCTACTACGATGAACAGGTGGCGAAAGCGCGCGAACTTGCGCGTCTGGGTGCCGCGCATGTCCTAACCACCTGGCCAGCAAGCAATGCACAATGGCAGAGGGCAATCACGGGAGCGCTTGAGGTTGGCACGAAACGACTTGTACCGCTCTTCGACGCGCAGGCCGCCAAGAAAATTGCCAATCATCTGATCGCGCTCGATGGGCATCTTTGGGACGACCGCTCAACTGAAGCGAACCGAACCGTCGCATCGGGCGGCCTTTCGCTCGTTGGCTGACGGGTAGCGGACGATCTCGATCAAATCATCGCCCCAGTCGATGAAACCACCTTCAACAAGCTGATTCAGCCAATAGTCCATGCACCAGGACCCATGCTTCTGTCGAAACAGATTGGCGTTTCGCACGATGTCCTCGAGATGGGTGAGCGGGGGTTTTTCGACCGCATGCCATTGATGGACGGCGCGGGCGTTCGGTACCCAATGGAGGCCGATATCCGATTGATCGAGACGCACTGCAAAGTCAGTATCCTCACCCCCGTACCCTTCAAAAATCTCGTCAAACCCGCCAAGGCCCCAGAACGTTTCGGTGGTGAGGGCGAAGGAAAGGCTCCAGAATTCCGTCGCCAATGGTATTCGTCGGATACCGCGCCCCAGGACGTCTTCAAACCGTCGCGCCGGATGTTGTTCGCTCACCCCCCAGAGAGCTTCAGACGTCATGGTGCCGGGTCGATGGTCTTCGGCCAGATACCGTGTCTCTCCCATGAGACAGCGGTCGACCGCCATGGCGTCCAGATAGGCTTCGACCAAACCGGGCAGCGGGATACAGTCCACGTCGAGAAATATCAGAGCCTTGCCCATTGCGGTACTCGCGGCAGCATTGCGCGCCGCTGCCAGTCGCGGGCGAGACCCACCCACCTGCACTTGGCGGACGGGAAAATTCGTGTTTGGAAGCTCGGCGAACGGGTCGGGCTGCATATGAGCGATGACCAGTTCCGTTGGTGCTATCGTTTGCCGGGTCATGCCGTTGATAAGATGGCGCAGATGCGACTCTCTCCCTCGCGCAATGGTGCAAATACTCGTCGTCATGGCGCGGTCTGGGCCCAGTCATGGGCCAAGCCTTCCAGGACACCCGCAGCAAAGTGGTCTTTTGCAAAGTAGCTTGCCTGGCGTGATCTGAGATGGGCGAGTTCGGAGGAATGGTTACCGACGATGATCGGTTTGCCGACCATTTCCAGCATATGGATGTCATTGCCGGAATCGCCCGCCGCCCAGATGTCGGAAGGTGAGATGCTAAGCCGGTTCGCGACATGGTGGATCGCGTGGCCTTTCGACACACCGCACGGCAACAAGTCCAAGAACCGGCCATGCGAATATATCAGTTCGAATTCGAGGCCGGCCTCCTCGAGTGCTGATCGAACGTCGCGGCATCGGTCGATCTCATAAAGGTAGTAGCTGCGCTTGAAACCGCGCTGCTCCTGTTTCGGTTGTGGCTCCAGCCAATCAAAGCCTGTTAGGGCGCTTTCAATACCGTCAGGACTCCAGGTGCCGCGCCCCAAAGGTGGCCAACCGTCTTCGCGCTCCATCTCACGGAAAGCGGAATCGTGGATCCAGTAAATTTCAGAGCCGACCGATGTGATCAGAAAATGCGGGGCCGGAATATCCCACTGTCTAATGATATCGATTGCACTGTGCAGCGATCGGCCTGTGGCGATCCCAAAAGCGGTGCCGGGACGAGACCGCAGCCAACTCTCCAAACGCCGCAGAGCCAATTTGTCGCCCGTTAACGTGTTGTCGATATCGCAGACCAACATTGTGTCGAACTTGTGCTGTGACCGAGAGGCCCGGTCGGTGCGATCCGGGCCGGCAAGCCATGCCACCTCTGCAAGATACACCTTGGCGTGACGATCCCAGGAATAGAAGTCGCAGGCCGACAGCCCGTTGTGAGCTGCGTCCTTCCAGGCCTTATCATCGCGAAGCAGGCTGAGAATAGCGTCACCAAGGGCACCGATATCAGTGGGATCAACAAGGATGCCGTTCTGGCACCGCTGCAGAATGTCATTTGGCCCGCCATTGTTGGTCGCGACGACGGGCAGACCCGACGCGGCCGCTTCGAGGAATGTCAGCCCAAAAGGCTCGTTAAAGGCCGGATTGGCGAAGACGCCACGCCGCTCCGCAGCGTCGCGGTAGATCCCTGCCACATCCTCCTCCCGATGCGTTTTGGGAAAGGCGACCTTTCCCCAAAGATTATAGTCGTCGATAAGTGTGAGCAGTTCGGTCAGAACCTCGCGTGGTTCCGTATCCTCCTCGACAATTTTCTCGCGGGTTCCGGCATAGATGATCAGGTTTGCCGCCTCCTGCAGCCTGCGATTTTCGCCAAAGGCGCGCACCAACCCTGCGAGGTTCTTCTTTGCCACTGGGCGGGCCAGCGCAAGGATAGGCGGTTTGTCGGGATCGATCAGGAACTGGTTGCGCACTTCGCTGCTAACCCGGCTCTCCTCGCGACAGTTTTTGAACCTTTCCAGATCGCAACCCGGTGGATTGACGCGAACACGCTCTGGCCGGGCCGCAGGATAAAAGCCGTACTGCAGTTCCGCCTCGTCCATCGAACTTGCAATGATCCGATCAGCCGCAGCGATCACGCGTTTTTCCATGTCGATGCGGTCTCGAAGCGTGCCGGTCAGGCTACGTCTGCCAAGGGTTCTGGCTTTGACATGGCCAAGGGAATGCGCGGTGAAAATAACCGGTATGCCGAGACGGCGCTTCATCTTGACGGCCAGCTCACCACCATCGGCATAGTGGCCATGCAAAACGTCCGGCCCAACAGGTAAAGCGCGAATATGCGCTTCGAGATGGTCGGCGAGAACAGGAAGTTCGAACCGCAGGTCCTCCTTCGCAATATATTCGTCGCTCGCTCCGTCGATGCGAATGATCGATGAGCGATCTGAAATCTGTTCCTGACGCTCTGCGTAGTGGGTGCCGAGTTTGTCGCTGTCGAACCGCCGGACGATAATCTGCTGCTTCAAAGAAGGGGACTGACGTTCTGCCGCATCCACCAGTTCGAGCAAATACTTGATATGCCCACCCGTATCCGGCGTTACCCCATAGGGAACGTTCCGCGCCCGAAGGCATCCCTGCAATGCGACATGCATGATGAACATGTCGCAGGACTAATCGTGAACAGACGATCTGACATTGCGCTATATTGATGTTAAACTGCGACAATATGGTTTGGTCGCTTCGACCGGCTGATACTGGAACATTGTGCGGTCTACGAACCTCTGTCCTAGACCGGAATTCGAATGCATATGGAGACCACGACTGAATCTGGTCTTGTGAGAAAGGACCAGAATGTCGGACGATTCCCAAAGTTGCCTTGTCGAGAAGCTCTCGTACTACATCGATATCGACGAGACTGCCGAAGACCATCTTGCGTCGCTCGAAGAGCAAGAGCGCAGCTACCATCGTCATCAGGAAGTCTATAGCGAGGGGGACGAGCTCAAATACCTCTATGTGGTGAAAGAGGGATGGTTCTATTCCTATACGGACATGCCCGACGGGCGGCGTCAGATCGTGCGCGTCCTGCATCCTGGTGACATCATCGGCTTCCCTGACATCGCCTTCACTGAAGCCACATGTAGTATTCGCGCTTCGGAAGACGGTTGCCTCTGCCCGTTTCCAAAACGCAAGCTTGACGCAATCTTCAAGGAATCGCCAAAGCTCACCGCGCTGATGTTCTCGATCGCTAATCGCGATCACGCCTGTGTCATCGACACGCTGCGCGCCATGGGACGGATGAGCGCGCGGGAGCGTCTCTCTTATTTCTTCCTCGATCTGATCTCCCGGCTTCGGATTACCAACAAGCAAATGACCGATACGATCCGCATGCCGATGAACCAGCATGAGATGGGCGACGCGCTCGGCTTGACGCATACCTATGTCAGCAAGACGATCCGCGAGATGGAAGACGAAGGTCTCATCAGCCGTGACGGAGACACGCTGACGCTCGAGCAGGAGGACAGACTCAAATCCATGGTCGATTTCTCTGACCGCTACGCGAAACTCGACACCTCCTGGTTCCCCAAATGATCCATGTTCAATCCGCGCCACTAAACACGGTTCTATCAAGATAGATTGACGCACATACGGCCCGCGCAGTGCCTACTGCTCCGCAACCTTGTCGTCTGCCCGCAGCCGACCGTTCAGGAGGGTGCCTATGTTCGTGCAAACCGCGCAGGATCTTTTTTCCCGGCGCCTCGGGGACGTCTACTCCAGTGCCTGCTTTTTGGCGCAGCACATTCCTTCGATGGTGACTGCCACCGAGAATGAGGATTTGCGCAAACTTCTGAACCTCTATCTCGATATCGTGCGCGACAACGCCGATCGCAGCGAAGCCGCACTGCGGCAATTGCCACCCGCGGTCGGACAGCGCGAACCGACAGCGGTCCCAGCGATGGTGGATGACTTTTTCGATCTGATCGAAGGGCTCCAGGAGCCATCGCTTGTCGATGTGGCCATAATTTTTTCGAGCAGCGAGATCGGGATTTACGAAGCGCAGCGCTTCCATCTTCTCTCCGAATTCGCTGATCAGTTGGGCCGGGCCGATGCGATCGACGCGATGAAAAAGAGCGGCGAGTCCCTGAGCGCGATCTGCGACCAGCTTCGCGAAATCGTCGGCAACGGCAAGGCGCAACCCCGCCCGAATTGATCCTATCTAAAGAAAGGCACAGAACGTGAATTCCGAAAACGACGCATTGGAAGAACTCTATACGACTGTGATCGATAGCCGGGACGGTTACGAAAAGGCCGCGGAGGTTGTCGACAGCCCACGCCTTCAGTCTTTGTTCGAAGAGCTAGAAGAGAGACGAGCGCGCCATGCTTCCGAGCTGCGCGAGTATCTGACCTCGGCCGATATCGACCTCGACGATGACGGCACGATACTCGCATCCGCACACCGTCAGTACCTTGGATTGAAGGACATGATCTCTGACGACGACGACGCCGTGGTGGCCGAGGTCATTCGCGGCGAGCGGCAACTGCTCGATGCCTATGACCAGGCCATCCGGCCGATGGATGCCTCAAGCCCCGCCTTCTCTTTTGCAACCGAGCAGCACAGGAACCTCGAAGCGCATATTGAGGAGCTTGAGCTGCTCGCTGAAGACAACGATACCCCCTCGACACGAAACGCAATCTCATGAGCATGGAGAGCCTCAAGGACGTCTATATCGACCAGCTGCAGGATATCTACAGCGCCAACAAGCAATCCGCGGATGTCACGATCGAACTCGCCAAGGCGGCGACCAACGAAGAATTGAAGGAGGCGCTGAGAACCGGCGTGAAAGGTATTCGCGACGGTATGGACAAGGTAGCTGGGATCGTGCGTGACCACGATGCAGACCCCGACGGCGAGCATTGCAAGGGCATGGAAGGTCTCGTCGAAGAGGCGAAGGCCCACGCTCTTGAAGAAGAGTTCGGCGATGACGATGCACGCGATGCGATGATCATCACGCAATATCAGCGCATAGCGCACTACGCGATCGCGGGCTATGGATGTGTCGCCGCCTTTGCCGGCCGTCTCGATTTTCACGAAGACAAGGGCACCCTCGAAGACTGTCTCGACGCCTGCTATGACGGCGATCGCCGTATGACCGAACTGGCAAGCTCGGGCATCAACGAAGCGGCGGCGTAAGGTTGCGGATCGCGCAGGTCGCTCCCCTGATCTTCCCGGTGCCGCCATGCGATCACGGTGGCACCGAACGGGTTGTTTGCGATCTGACGAACGGGCTCGTTGCCCGTGGTCACGAAGTCACCCTCTTCGCCGCCGACGGGTCTCAAACAGATGCCGATCTTGTCTCGCAAGGACCGCCTGTCGCCGCAATTAAAGATGCTCCACCCTCGCTGCCTTCGGCCATGGAATGCGTGATGCTCGACCAAGTCGCGGCGCGGGCGGACGACTTCGACATCATCCATTGTCACACCGAGCTCTACCATGCCGCCGTGCTGAGGCCCCGGCGGCACAAGACGATCATGACGATTCACTGGCGTGCGGATCAACTCGACCGGCAAATCTATTTCGACCATTTTCGCGATCAGAAGGTGGTGGCGATTTCCAAGGCACAAGCCGCCACATTGCCAGCGTCGAACTGTCTCGACGTTGTGCATCATGGCATTCCTGCCGATCAGCTCCATCTCGACGATGGGGCAGGGGGATATGCGGCGTTTCTCGGACGAATGACCGACCAGAAACGCCCTGATCTCGCCATCGAAATCGCACGGCGCGCGGGACTGCCAGTCCGGCTCGGCGGCACCGTGGATGTCGGCAATCCGGATTATTTCGTGACCGAGGTCGAACCGCTTCTAAACGAGTCCGCGACCTATCTGGGTCCAATCACACAGGATCAGAAACAGGCCTTTCTGGGCAAAGCATCCGTGTTTGTCTTCCCCGTTGACTGGCCGGAACCGTTTGGGTTGGTGATGATCGAAGCCATGGCTTGCGGAACACCCGTGGTCGCTTGGCGCAATGGCAGTATCGAAGAAGTCATCGATGACGGCGTCAGCGGCTTCATTGTCGATAGTGTTGAGCAGGCGGTTCGCGCCGTGGCGCTTGCGAAAGCGCTCGATCGCAGAGACGTGCGGCTGGCCTTTGAGCGCCGGTTCACAAGCGCCCATATGGTGGACGGATACTTGCGCGCCTATGAGACGCTGCTTCAGAAGCCGGAAAGACTGCAGGCGTGATCGCGGCGCATTTGCCAATTTCGTCAGTGGACTCCCGGTGCTTCTGTTGCGGCGCCCGGTCCTGGACGGAAGATTTTCTCGGCTGGAGACGTTGCAGATACTGCGACATGCGGCTTCCTATCGACAGGTCGCTGCGTCACGCGGACGGCTCAGATCTGCTACGGTCGACGCTCCAGTCGCCCCCCGCAGGACGACAACTTGTCGGACATGGCCACTGGCGTGCGACAGTCCGTACTCTCCGGATCGCGGGGACGACGATTAATCGGTGGCTCGCAGGCAGATGGCCTTCACAACACCGGCTTGCCGATGACCCACGTGATGTTCCTGAATTCAAACCGTTCGAGAGCTTCGGCCACACCTCGGTCAGCCTGGTCGTCCTGGCCCGGGCAGGCGATCCTGCGCTGCCGGGCCTCCTTGATCGCTACGAACGTACGTTCACCGATATCGTTATCGTTCTGGACAGCAGTACGAAATGCGACCGTTCGGATAGTAACGTCCGACTTTTCGGACGGCCTCTCGATGGCAATTTTGCAGCTCAGCGCAATGCAGGAACGTCGGCTGCAAAGGGTTCATGGGTGTTCCATCTCGACACGGACGAAGACGTCTCAGCCGACTTCTGCGCGGTCCTGCCGCATCTCGCGAGCGCTGCTGCTTGCTCAGGCTATCTTGCCGTCGGCTTCCCGCGGCGAAACTATGTCGATAATCGCCTCAGCGATCTTTTTCCGGATATCCAATATCGTCTCATCCGGCGTGACGTGCTTTTCGAAGGCCGCGTTCACGAGCGGCCCAGTGTTTGCGGGCAAGGGGATCGTACCATTGTCTCACAACACGGCATGATCGACCATCGGATGGCGCGCGATCGGGTCCGGGCACGGTCCAAGCACTACGACCAACTGGGTCAGGAGGCGGCGCGGCATCAGGACGATGTCGCATTGTTGTCAGCCTTCGCACCTTAGTGGCCCCTCTCGTTTTCGCTGCGCTGAACGCCCGCAAGTAGACGTTCATCCAGCGTATCGCTGCGATCGTCGTGCAGGACTGAAATATCTCCGGTGGTCTCGAAGACCACCGCGAGCACCTGATCGAACTGCGTCACATTGGTCTCGCGCAGCTTGACGTGCAGATCGCTTTCGCTCACCTTGGTCCGTTTCAGGTTCTCAGGCAGGATATTGGACCCGTCCATCAGCAGCACAGGATCGTTGATCACCAGCCGTTCGAAGCGATCCGATCGTGCGATGAGGAGCGACATCACCCATTGCAGGCCAAAGAGCACCGCGATGGCGGCGAGAGGAATAAGGAGTGGCGTGGAGTTGGCCATCGCCGCGCTGGCCAGAACCGAGCCGATCGCCACCGTGACTGCAAAATCATGCGGGACCATTTTTGCGAAGCTCCGCAGGCCGACCAGACGTACCGCGATCAAGATCGCGCCATAGGCGAGAATACCTCCGACCATCGCCTGCCACAGATCACTCCAGCTTTCGGGCAAAATGGTCATCTCGTATCTCCAATCCGGTTTCTTGGCCGCCAATAGGCTTGGACCTCCCAACGCGACGTACGGTGCTGCTTGCCGGATTGCCAGCCAATGCGGGAACGACCCATGAACCGGGCATGCAATCCGGGCTGCTTTTGAGCTGCATCCGCGAACTGGCGATGATGATGGCACAGGACAAGGGAACCGCCGGGCCGAAGGCTTCGCTCGATCTCGCGCACCACTGAAACCAATGTGCGATCGTTGAGATAGTAAAGCAGTTCCGCGATGACGATGGCATCGTAGGTCGATCCGGGAAACCGGCCGGGCAGGGGCAGGTGATGCAATTGAACCCGCGAAAGGCTGCTCACGATTTCCGCGGCGCGGCGAAGCGCGGCTTCCGATCCATCGCAGGCATCGACCGACAGCGCGCGTTTGGCCAGGTCCCGGCTGTTGCTTCCGTTGCCACAGCCCAATTCGAGGACACGACCGTGTATCTGGGTCCCCAGCATCCGAAGGACAATCCTTCGCTTATGAGCTTCGTTGCGAGAGATGCGGGTGCCCCAAGGGTCTGCCGCGTCCGTAAACATCCGGTCGAAATGATCGAGCGTGGCGTGGTCCCTCATCAACATGTGAACCGCTCACAGGGCTGGCACATCCGCGCGATCATCTCCGGGGTCAGGCAAAACCCGTCCGGATCGTCTTGTATCAACCCCGTCTGGCTCCGATAACGACGAAGCGCTGCGCGTTTCGCTGCTGCGGACCCATAGAGTCCAGTTTCGCCTCCAAAAGTGTTCACTGAAGATCTTTGCGACGGCCAGACGACGTAGCGCAACCGTCGAATGGCGGTGGGCCAAGAGCGGTCACACAGACCGGCGACGGTGCGGTGGTCAGGATGATCGTCATGTTCCGAAGGGACGATCAAAAGATCGGGCTGCGGGCGCGCACGGAAGCAGCCCAGTGCGTTGTACTCTTCCTCCATCGTTAGGTCACGAAGCCCACCATCCGGTAGACCGAGAAAGGTAACATGTGCGGGTGGCACGCCTGCCAATTGCATCGCCGAGAGCGTCTCCGCTTGCCGAAGGACAACGAGCTTTTGTTTGGGGTAGGCGCGGCTGTTGCGATGCGAGGCCGATCCATCGGTCACGACGATAACATCGACCCGCACCCCACGTCGGCGCAGCGTGGAGATCGTAAAGAACGCGCCGATCGTCTCGTCATCGGAGTGCGGAGCCACCACGACCGCATGGTGCACCCCGTCGAGGTTCAGGGCGCGCAAGGCCAAACATCCAGCGAGCCGCTCGCGACCGCCGCGCCGACCTCTGCCAGTTGCGCGTCAGGCCCGGGCTGACGAATATACATGCCAAGATCTTGGGCGAACCGGCAAACCGGAAATTCCTCGAAATAAGCCGCCGTCCCGCAGGCCTGCTGCGCCAGGGCAATCCCTCGCTCGCAGG belongs to Hasllibacter sp. MH4015 and includes:
- a CDS encoding PA2169 family four-helix-bundle protein, producing MNSENDALEELYTTVIDSRDGYEKAAEVVDSPRLQSLFEELEERRARHASELREYLTSADIDLDDDGTILASAHRQYLGLKDMISDDDDAVVAEVIRGERQLLDAYDQAIRPMDASSPAFSFATEQHRNLEAHIEELELLAEDNDTPSTRNAIS
- a CDS encoding ferritin-like domain-containing protein, whose amino-acid sequence is MSMESLKDVYIDQLQDIYSANKQSADVTIELAKAATNEELKEALRTGVKGIRDGMDKVAGIVRDHDADPDGEHCKGMEGLVEEAKAHALEEEFGDDDARDAMIITQYQRIAHYAIAGYGCVAAFAGRLDFHEDKGTLEDCLDACYDGDRRMTELASSGINEAAA
- a CDS encoding glycosyltransferase family 4 protein encodes the protein MRIAQVAPLIFPVPPCDHGGTERVVCDLTNGLVARGHEVTLFAADGSQTDADLVSQGPPVAAIKDAPPSLPSAMECVMLDQVAARADDFDIIHCHTELYHAAVLRPRRHKTIMTIHWRADQLDRQIYFDHFRDQKVVAISKAQAATLPASNCLDVVHHGIPADQLHLDDGAGGYAAFLGRMTDQKRPDLAIEIARRAGLPVRLGGTVDVGNPDYFVTEVEPLLNESATYLGPITQDQKQAFLGKASVFVFPVDWPEPFGLVMIEAMACGTPVVAWRNGSIEEVIDDGVSGFIVDSVEQAVRAVALAKALDRRDVRLAFERRFTSAHMVDGYLRAYETLLQKPERLQA
- a CDS encoding DUF421 domain-containing protein; the protein is MTILPESWSDLWQAMVGGILAYGAILIAVRLVGLRSFAKMVPHDFAVTVAIGSVLASAAMANSTPLLIPLAAIAVLFGLQWVMSLLIARSDRFERLVINDPVLLMDGSNILPENLKRTKVSESDLHVKLRETNVTQFDQVLAVVFETTGDISVLHDDRSDTLDERLLAGVQRSENERGH
- a CDS encoding class I SAM-dependent methyltransferase, which produces MLMRDHATLDHFDRMFTDAADPWGTRISRNEAHKRRIVLRMLGTQIHGRVLELGCGNGSNSRDLAKRALSVDACDGSEAALRRAAEIVSSLSRVQLHHLPLPGRFPGSTYDAIVIAELLYYLNDRTLVSVVREIERSLRPGGSLVLCHHHRQFADAAQKQPGLHARFMGRSRIGWQSGKQHRTSRWEVQAYWRPRNRIGDTR
- a CDS encoding PIG-L deacetylase family protein, giving the protein MRALNLDGVHHAVVVAPHSDDETIGAFFTISTLRRRGVRVDVIVVTDGSASHRNSRAYPKQKLVVLRQAETLSAMQLAGVPPAHVTFLGLPDGGLRDLTMEEEYNALGCFRARPQPDLLIVPSEHDDHPDHRTVAGLCDRSWPTAIRRLRYVVWPSQRSSVNTFGGETGLYGSAAAKRAALRRYRSQTGLIQDDPDGFCLTPEMIARMCQPCERFTC